The following proteins are encoded in a genomic region of Desulfosporosinus youngiae DSM 17734:
- a CDS encoding GNAT family N-acetyltransferase has product MLIRQATETDLPQVIELLQGMDEEEVLTLDEALKLWQRMKEYPYYKIFVAEDKKVLIGTCSLIMLDNLGHLGTKLAVAESMIVSKRYRGRGVGKELMQFIMGLAKEEKCYKLMLSSNKKRVSAHKFYEQLGFMQHGISFMVEVGSND; this is encoded by the coding sequence ATGTTGATCAGGCAGGCTACAGAGACGGATCTCCCTCAAGTTATAGAACTTTTGCAGGGTATGGACGAAGAAGAAGTCCTTACTCTCGATGAGGCGTTGAAACTATGGCAAAGGATGAAAGAATATCCCTATTATAAGATCTTTGTCGCTGAAGATAAGAAAGTCCTTATCGGCACATGCAGTCTCATAATGCTTGATAACTTAGGGCATCTTGGAACTAAACTTGCTGTTGCGGAAAGTATGATCGTTAGTAAGAGGTACAGAGGACGCGGTGTAGGAAAAGAATTAATGCAATTTATTATGGGATTAGCAAAAGAGGAAAAATGTTATAAATTAATGCTTTCCAGCAATAAAAAGAGGGTTTCAGCTCACAAATTTTATGAACAGTTAGGCTTCATGCAGCATGGAATAAGTTTTATGGTAGAGGTTGGCAGCAATGATTGA
- a CDS encoding PhnE/PtxC family ABC transporter permease codes for MLVFVSLLLVLSFGSIIITEYDVRKGFFSIWKAMAWGGANFYPDVESLRIVPEILPKLKETVLMSIAATTVAALFALCLSLAGSQTTRINWAFSIISRGIASLFRNIPLVAWAMVLMLAFNQSPLTGYLALFLGSFGFLTRAFMETIDEVGNNSIEALQASGASYFHIIFQAVLPAGMPQMISWLLYMIETNIRDATLVGVLTGTGIGFLFDLYYKRFEYHEASLVVLFIVITVITIEVISNKIRRVIL; via the coding sequence ATGCTGGTCTTTGTTTCATTACTCTTAGTGCTTTCCTTTGGTTCAATTATCATTACTGAGTACGATGTGAGGAAAGGATTTTTCAGCATATGGAAAGCGATGGCTTGGGGAGGAGCAAATTTTTACCCTGATGTTGAGTCATTGAGAATCGTACCTGAGATATTGCCTAAATTGAAGGAAACCGTGTTGATGTCTATTGCGGCAACAACGGTTGCTGCCCTGTTTGCCTTATGCTTATCTTTGGCAGGTTCTCAAACAACAAGGATAAATTGGGCATTTAGTATTATTAGCAGGGGAATTGCTTCTCTTTTTCGGAACATACCCCTGGTGGCTTGGGCCATGGTGTTAATGCTGGCGTTCAACCAAAGCCCGCTGACTGGTTATTTGGCCTTGTTTTTGGGTTCTTTTGGGTTTCTGACACGTGCTTTTATGGAAACGATTGATGAAGTTGGCAATAACTCAATTGAAGCTCTGCAAGCGTCCGGAGCCAGTTATTTTCATATTATCTTTCAAGCTGTGTTACCTGCCGGCATGCCTCAAATGATTAGCTGGTTATTGTACATGATTGAAACCAACATTCGTGACGCTACTTTGGTTGGAGTACTTACCGGAACAGGTATCGGGTTTTTGTTTGATTTGTATTACAAAAGGTTCGAGTATCACGAAGCTAGTCTAGTCGTACTTTTTATCGTGATTACTGTTATTACCATTGAAGTTATATCAAATAAAATCAGAAGGGTGATTTTGTGA
- a CDS encoding phosphonate C-P lyase system protein PhnL, with protein sequence MQEILTIKHLSKSFMIHNLGKQIEALRDICLDLREGEFVGITGKSGSGKSTVFKCIYRTYIPQKGSIWYQSKNFGLVNIAELSERQMVYLRKHEIGYVSQFLNTMPRTTAQELVKHAVLEMGHKEEYAEWEANSMLEHFELDRGLWDCYPSTFSGGEKLRLNIARAMVKRPRLLLLDEPTASLDHASKLKVRELIEQLKREGTTMIGIFHDLEFMENLCSREYTMRNGKLEDIENLT encoded by the coding sequence ATGCAGGAGATACTAACCATTAAGCACTTATCGAAATCTTTTATGATCCATAATTTAGGCAAGCAAATTGAAGCATTGCGGGATATTTGTCTTGACTTGAGAGAAGGTGAATTTGTCGGAATCACAGGGAAAAGCGGCAGCGGGAAATCAACTGTTTTTAAGTGCATTTATCGTACTTATATACCGCAAAAAGGGAGTATATGGTATCAATCCAAAAACTTTGGACTTGTAAACATAGCGGAACTATCTGAACGACAAATGGTTTATCTCAGGAAACATGAGATTGGCTATGTATCTCAATTTTTAAACACTATGCCCCGGACAACGGCTCAGGAGCTGGTCAAGCATGCCGTCTTGGAGATGGGACACAAAGAAGAGTACGCAGAATGGGAAGCCAATAGTATGCTGGAGCATTTTGAATTGGACAGAGGATTATGGGACTGCTATCCGAGCACGTTTTCCGGAGGGGAAAAGCTGCGTTTGAATATTGCCAGAGCGATGGTAAAGCGTCCAAGGCTGTTGCTTTTGGACGAACCTACAGCAAGTTTGGACCATGCCTCCAAATTAAAAGTAAGAGAACTGATCGAGCAATTAAAACGAGAAGGAACAACCATGATAGGAATCTTTCATGATCTTGAGTTTATGGAAAATCTCTGCAGTCGGGAATACACGATGCGAAATGGGAAATTGGAGGATATTGAAAATTTAACCTAA
- a CDS encoding PhnD/SsuA/transferrin family substrate-binding protein: MKKAGVFALVVILVAFLLVGCGAKEPDTITIAWLPNNAAEDFKDTRAEIGKVIEKATGKKVADKLTTDYAIAVEAIASGNAQIAFLGGESYVEAHEKNSKVIPLVVNSGSSGTLQDAMYYSRIVVKKGNEDQYKSGMDYSLENIAGKRFSFVSTSSTSGFKVPSAGIVAHFSKQDKWKDLKAENLLQGGSDKLFSQVIFGGSHQLSLVNVLTDKSEVSAVDDIDVISYVELAGGKDNTPGAVYTVKKDATDPFSKLAGKQFVVIDSTPVINPPFAVNSGELSKATIDAMIQALTSDEVTNNEKIFIPKDSKMKGFFNAPQRFLTVEDSFYQPIRDLSK; encoded by the coding sequence GTGAAAAAAGCAGGAGTATTTGCTCTGGTTGTCATTCTGGTTGCGTTCCTTTTAGTAGGGTGTGGGGCAAAAGAACCGGATACTATCACTATCGCCTGGCTGCCGAATAATGCTGCAGAAGATTTCAAGGATACCCGGGCCGAAATCGGTAAGGTTATCGAAAAAGCTACAGGCAAAAAAGTGGCGGACAAATTGACCACAGATTACGCCATTGCGGTTGAGGCGATAGCCAGCGGTAATGCCCAAATTGCCTTTCTCGGAGGGGAATCATATGTAGAGGCTCATGAAAAAAATAGTAAGGTTATTCCGCTTGTAGTGAACAGCGGCTCATCGGGTACTTTGCAAGATGCCATGTATTATAGTCGGATTGTTGTTAAAAAAGGCAATGAAGATCAATACAAATCCGGTATGGATTATTCGTTGGAAAACATAGCAGGGAAAAGGTTCTCCTTTGTTTCAACGAGTTCAACATCTGGTTTTAAAGTGCCTTCAGCCGGTATCGTAGCTCATTTCTCAAAACAAGACAAGTGGAAGGACCTCAAAGCAGAAAACCTGCTTCAAGGCGGCAGTGATAAACTTTTTAGTCAAGTAATTTTTGGAGGGTCTCACCAACTATCCTTAGTCAACGTGCTCACAGATAAATCCGAAGTCTCTGCGGTCGATGATATTGATGTAATCAGTTATGTAGAGCTTGCAGGGGGAAAAGACAACACTCCCGGGGCAGTCTATACTGTTAAAAAAGATGCTACAGATCCGTTCAGCAAATTAGCGGGAAAGCAATTTGTGGTCATTGACTCAACCCCGGTTATTAACCCACCCTTTGCTGTTAATTCAGGCGAATTAAGCAAGGCAACCATCGACGCTATGATTCAGGCGCTCACTTCAGATGAAGTTACTAATAATGAAAAGATCTTTATCCCTAAAGACTCTAAAATGAAAGGGTTTTTCAATGCACCGCAGCGTTTTCTTACAGTAGAAGATTCCTTTTATCAGCCTATCCGTGATCTAAGCAAATAA
- a CDS encoding PhnE/PtxC family ABC transporter permease: MQFEESIRGWEQVGHNLKSISIAPIKPLNKSGIAMRVVLLALSAITIYFFLTIDYQGIDLMKGFADTVVNFMTIFLHPSSHRFTLGEAFYNVVVTLGLAFLTTLIGGIVALFLGLLAAQNLAPKQVTHIIKGFVAIIRAVPTILWVLIFAVAAGLGSAAAIIGMSFHSVSYLTKAYSESFEDLDRSVIEALMASGANWWQIVFQAVLPSSLTYLLSWSFLRFEINFANAVAMGAAAGAGGIGFDLFMAGDFYFDLHEVGLITYLIIAIAIVLEVVSTQFKRRLQKSS; the protein is encoded by the coding sequence ATGCAGTTTGAAGAATCAATCCGCGGATGGGAGCAAGTAGGCCATAACCTAAAAAGTATAAGCATTGCGCCTATCAAACCCCTGAACAAATCCGGTATTGCCATGCGGGTTGTCTTGCTTGCCTTAAGTGCTATAACAATTTATTTCTTCTTGACGATTGATTATCAGGGTATTGATCTAATGAAGGGTTTTGCCGATACAGTTGTCAATTTTATGACAATCTTTCTGCACCCTTCGTCACATCGTTTTACCTTAGGGGAGGCGTTCTATAATGTTGTCGTGACCTTGGGTCTAGCTTTTCTGACGACTTTAATCGGCGGAATTGTCGCGTTGTTTTTAGGATTGCTGGCTGCTCAGAATTTAGCGCCCAAACAAGTTACCCATATAATTAAGGGTTTTGTCGCGATTATTCGAGCAGTGCCTACAATTTTATGGGTTTTAATCTTTGCGGTTGCTGCCGGACTGGGCAGTGCTGCGGCGATTATCGGTATGAGTTTTCATTCGGTTAGTTATTTGACTAAGGCCTATTCTGAATCCTTCGAAGATCTGGATAGAAGTGTTATTGAAGCGTTAATGGCGAGTGGCGCTAATTGGTGGCAGATTGTTTTTCAAGCGGTTCTGCCCTCCTCTCTAACTTATTTGCTCTCCTGGAGCTTCTTGAGGTTTGAAATCAATTTTGCTAATGCAGTTGCGATGGGGGCTGCGGCCGGAGCAGGCGGAATTGGATTTGATTTGTTTATGGCAGGGGATTTCTACTTCGATTTACATGAAGTAGGCCTTATCACCTATTTGATTATTGCTATTGCAATTGTTCTCGAAGTAGTTTCAACTCAGTTTAAACGCAGACTCCAAAAGAGTTCGTAA
- a CDS encoding alpha-D-ribose 1-methylphosphonate 5-triphosphate diphosphatase, with protein MRTERVCIYNALIILPNDVVKGHIVIDGNKISEIEESDFPRVKCYSDITMIDGEGCYIMPGMIDLHSDAIEKEIQPRPNTLFPIDMSFYELEKKLVVSGITTMYHSLTLSDEWGVRNISTILDIIKSINRLKRTRPMIHHKIHLRYELPFLAGVSALESLIKEKSIDYMSYMDHTPGQGQFKDAELLKEFTIQQHGKNEREVEDMIDRTIENQTRIDWLKLMALAKIARSKGIRLAFHDDDSKGKIDTLYACQGTVSEFPINLETALYARSKGIHVCVGAPNIIRGKSHSNNMRAFDAINNNAADIVCSDYLPSAMLPAIFHLTKEGIKLTEAVKLVTLNPAMALGIDSDVGTIEVGKSADLIIVEIHQNYPILRKTLVGGKTVFQSDFQELKIERVDNVC; from the coding sequence ATGAGAACTGAGCGGGTATGTATTTATAATGCATTGATCATTTTGCCTAATGATGTTGTCAAGGGACATATTGTAATCGATGGTAATAAGATTTCAGAGATAGAGGAAAGTGATTTCCCAAGGGTCAAGTGTTATTCAGATATCACGATGATTGATGGGGAAGGTTGTTATATCATGCCCGGCATGATTGATCTGCATAGTGATGCCATTGAAAAAGAGATACAACCCAGGCCCAATACGTTATTCCCGATAGATATGTCTTTCTATGAACTGGAAAAAAAGCTTGTGGTAAGTGGTATTACGACCATGTATCATTCCCTGACCTTGAGCGATGAATGGGGAGTGCGAAACATCAGCACGATCCTGGATATCATTAAGAGCATAAACCGGCTTAAGCGAACTCGTCCGATGATTCATCACAAAATACACCTCAGATATGAATTGCCCTTCCTGGCTGGGGTTAGTGCTTTGGAAAGTCTCATCAAGGAGAAGAGCATAGATTATATGTCCTATATGGACCATACTCCTGGTCAAGGCCAGTTTAAAGATGCGGAGTTACTTAAGGAATTTACCATACAACAGCATGGTAAAAATGAGCGGGAAGTTGAGGATATGATCGATAGAACCATTGAAAACCAGACCAGGATCGATTGGCTAAAGCTAATGGCTTTGGCTAAAATCGCAAGAAGTAAAGGAATTAGATTGGCCTTCCATGATGATGATTCAAAAGGGAAAATAGATACTCTTTATGCCTGCCAAGGGACTGTCAGTGAATTTCCTATCAATCTGGAAACGGCTCTTTATGCTCGTTCTAAAGGAATTCATGTCTGTGTCGGGGCGCCTAATATTATCCGTGGTAAGTCCCACAGTAATAATATGAGAGCGTTCGACGCTATTAATAATAATGCGGCAGATATCGTTTGTTCCGACTATCTGCCCAGCGCAATGCTTCCGGCTATTTTTCATTTGACTAAAGAAGGGATTAAGCTGACTGAAGCCGTCAAGTTGGTGACTTTAAATCCGGCTATGGCCTTAGGGATTGATAGTGATGTTGGAACTATAGAGGTAGGAAAATCTGCGGATTTAATAATTGTTGAGATACATCAGAATTATCCCATTCTCAGAAAAACTCTGGTTGGCGGAAAGACTGTTTTTCAATCAGATTTTCAGGAGTTAAAGATTGAAAGAGTTGATAATGTATGTTGA
- a CDS encoding PHP domain-containing protein, with product MIDLHVHTKISDNSLSTKEVIRLAKEKGLTHIAITDHDTTIGLPEAINLGREIGIGIVPGIELSAYDFRRNKRVHILGLYIEPGHPALDRLCTPLLQSRNQTSQEMVQRISSAGYDISWEDVQHYRGGTGVFKQHIMHALLDKGYCESIYCDLYKTLFQRGNPPESRGIAYIPLVYLDVRAAILAVRKAGGVPVLAHPGQFANFEGIDEWVELGLEGIEVFHPTHNQDHRQISLEFAQKHKLVITGGSDFHGFYGEKPVELGCPELEVKCLYELLARKEGWRLL from the coding sequence ATGATTGATTTACATGTGCACACAAAGATATCTGATAATTCCCTAAGTACCAAAGAGGTAATTCGACTGGCTAAGGAAAAGGGACTGACTCATATTGCCATTACAGATCATGACACAACGATAGGTTTACCTGAGGCCATAAACCTTGGCCGGGAGATAGGAATAGGGATAGTGCCGGGGATTGAACTATCTGCTTATGATTTCCGCAGAAATAAGAGAGTGCATATCCTCGGCTTGTATATTGAACCGGGACATCCCGCTTTGGATCGGCTTTGTACGCCACTTCTTCAGAGCAGAAACCAAACATCCCAGGAAATGGTTCAAAGGATCAGCTCCGCCGGCTATGATATTTCCTGGGAGGATGTTCAGCACTATAGAGGAGGAACGGGTGTCTTTAAACAGCATATTATGCATGCCTTACTGGATAAAGGGTATTGTGAGAGTATTTATTGTGATCTATACAAAACTCTTTTCCAAAGAGGGAACCCGCCTGAATCTCGAGGAATTGCTTATATTCCGCTCGTATACTTGGACGTTCGGGCCGCGATTTTGGCTGTCAGAAAAGCCGGAGGGGTTCCCGTCCTTGCTCATCCGGGCCAGTTTGCGAATTTCGAGGGAATTGATGAATGGGTAGAGTTGGGATTGGAAGGAATTGAAGTGTTTCATCCCACTCACAATCAAGATCATCGCCAAATCTCCTTGGAATTTGCGCAAAAGCACAAACTGGTCATTACAGGGGGATCGGATTTCCATGGCTTTTATGGGGAAAAACCTGTTGAATTGGGATGTCCTGAGTTGGAAGTAAAATGTCTTTATGAACTGTTAGCCAGAAAAGAAGGATGGAGGCTTCTCTAA
- the phnC gene encoding phosphonate ABC transporter ATP-binding protein, whose amino-acid sequence MALLELNHVTKNYNSQFCALDNVSFSVDEGEFVSIIGPSGAGKSTLLRCINRMVEIDKGQISIDGVITSSLSKKMLRKLRTKIGMIFQHYNLVDRLTVIENVLHGRLGYKSTLAGIFGKYSQTEKAQAFRIIKILGLEEQVYKRCDQLSGGQKQRVGIARALVQNPKIILCDEPIASLDPNSAKIIMDHLRTICKEMGITVIVNLHQVEAALKYSDRIIGINRGKVVFDGFPENLTPLQIREIYGSESDDLMPDLGERHAG is encoded by the coding sequence ATGGCTTTATTAGAATTGAACCATGTCACAAAAAATTATAACAGCCAATTTTGTGCTCTAGATAATGTTAGTTTCTCCGTCGATGAAGGGGAGTTTGTATCCATTATTGGTCCTTCCGGAGCGGGGAAATCCACTCTTCTGCGCTGTATTAACCGGATGGTAGAAATAGACAAAGGCCAAATCTCCATTGACGGCGTTATTACTTCAAGTCTGAGCAAGAAAATGTTAAGAAAGCTAAGAACAAAGATCGGTATGATCTTTCAGCATTATAACCTGGTGGACCGGCTGACAGTGATCGAGAACGTGCTCCACGGCAGGCTCGGGTATAAATCGACATTGGCGGGGATCTTTGGCAAGTACAGTCAAACAGAAAAAGCTCAGGCTTTCCGCATTATCAAGATTTTGGGGTTGGAGGAGCAAGTCTATAAGCGGTGCGATCAGTTAAGTGGCGGTCAAAAACAGCGGGTTGGCATTGCCCGCGCTTTGGTGCAAAATCCTAAGATAATTCTTTGCGATGAACCGATTGCCTCCTTGGATCCTAATTCTGCAAAGATTATCATGGATCACTTAAGAACTATTTGCAAGGAAATGGGAATAACGGTCATTGTGAATTTGCATCAAGTAGAGGCAGCTCTGAAGTATTCGGACAGAATTATCGGCATTAATCGAGGAAAGGTTGTGTTTGATGGATTTCCGGAGAATTTGACCCCTCTACAGATTCGTGAGATTTATGGCTCAGAGTCCGATGATTTGATGCCGGATTTAGGAGAACGACATGCGGGATGA